The stretch of DNA TCCCGGGAACGAGGACGACCGCCACGAAGGCGGCAATGGCGATGACGGCCGAGGTGCCGCGCGGCGAAAGGCTGCTGAAGCGGCCGTGCACGAAAGCGAAAGCGAGCGCGAAGAGCCCGCCGACGGCGGCGCTGTAGGCCATGACGCCGGTGAAAAGGCCGAGATCGGCCTGTGTGGCGCGGCTGACGATTTCGGGTTCGGCAGCTTCGCCGGCCGCCTGGGCGCTCGCCTCCTCGAAGGCGATCGCCGCATCGACCAGCGGCTCGCCGAACGTATGGGCGAAAGCGAAAACCAGGATGCCAGCAATCAGGCCCGCGAGCATGCCGCGAAGCAAGAGGTTTCCAACCATGTCCGGAACTCCCTTAAGGCACGTCGCGCAAAAGTGTGCCGCGGTTTTGCGATAAAGACATGCGTAAAACAAAAACCTATAGCGCGATGAGCGAATCTGAAAGATCGCGACGCGCTTTAGTGGCAGGGAAAGCCGAGGAGATGGCGGCCGTCATGCACGAATTCGTGCACATACATGCCGTTGAACAGCGCCATTGCGCCTTCCTCGGTGCCGACGAAATAGAGGACGATGAGCATCAGCAGGCCGCCGAAGATCGCCCAGGGCAGGATCTCGCCTACAGGGATCGGCGCCGGTACCGCAACGGGCGCGAAAGTGGTGTCAGACATGTATTCCTCCGGGAATGACGCGTTCAGTCGAAAGAGTGCTTGTGCAGTAGGGTCTGACTTCCAGCGCGAAGAGCTTTCGACACGCTGGTCACAGTGGCGCGACCGCGCCGGACTTACACCGGCTTCCAAACCCGCAACTGCACGGTTATATCTGCACGCCGAAGAGACTGTCAACGAAACTTCACAAGCCGGCGAAGGACGCTGTCGCCGCATTCCGGGAGACAAGAACGACCGTGAACACGCGCCTCACCTGGATCTGCCACGGCGCGACGGCAGCAAGCCGCAAGGCCCTGTTCCCGCTCGACGAACCGCTCGAGGATAAGGCAGTGGAGGAGGCCGGCAGGATGATCCCCCCGCCCCGCGCCGATCGAATTGCCATGAGCCCGGCTTTGCGTGCCCGCCAGACCGCGGAAGCGCTCCGCCTCGAAGCCCGCATAGACCTCGCACTTCGCGACTGCGACCATGGCCGCTGGGCCGGCAGGTCGATCACGACGATCGGGACCGAAGAGCCGGAAAACCTCATGGGCTGGATGAGCGATCCGGAAGGGGCCCCGCATGGCGGCGAGAGCCTTGTTGATCTGCGCACGCGCATCGCCGGCTGGATGGATGAGCAATCGAGCCTCGGCGGCCATGTGATCGCCGTTAGCCACGCGGCCGTCATCCGGGCAGCGATCGTGCATGTACTGCAGGCGCCGCTCTCCTCCTTCTGGCTGAGCGACGTCGAGCCGCTTTCCGTCATCCGCATGACCAGCAACGGACAGCGCTGGTCTCTGCGCTTCCAGCATTAGAGACTGCTGATCTTATCCAGCTTTGCACAAGCAAATCGCGTCATCTATGTTGAACCCGGCTTTGCGGGGACTACTTCCTTGTCCCAAGGAGATGGAAGAATGACATATGATTGGAGTGGCGAGCGCACGCGACGCCTGCGTTTTATGCGTGTCGCCACAGTCACGGTTCTGGTCGGTCTCATCTTCAGCGTTCCGCTGCTGATCGTCACCGCCTGAAGCACGAGAAAGGGCGAGCGATGCATTAGCACGCTCGCCTTCGTTCTTTTCCCGCATCAGCCGGTCTCCCGAACCACGAAGGCGATCGCGCTGATAACGACGCCCTGGTTCCCCACAGGCCCCGTCGGGTCTCTCTGCGGCACAGCAACAGGCTGCCGCCTCTGATAATTCGCCTTCTGGTTTCAACAAACATTTCAGACTTTCGTGATATTTCCGCGAAGGTGGAGATGGAGAAGGCATAATGCCGGTGTTTTTCCAAAGCAGGGCCGGACGGCAATGCGTGTCGATCGTGGTGTCTGGAGTGACCCTCTGGCTTCTCGGCACGCTGCTACAGCTCGACGACAGCCTGGTCGCCTTCATGACCGGCTTCGGCGAGTACGGCGCCGACAAGCTCGTTCTGGCGCTCGGCATCGCCGGCGCCATGAGCTTCGTCTATTCGGTGCTGCGCATCGCCGACCTGCGTAAGGAAATGGAACTGCGCGCGGCCGCCCAGGCAAAAGCCGATTGGACCGCAACCCACGACCATCTCACCAAGCTGCCGAACCGCTACGCCTTCGAGCGCAAGATCCTCTCCCGGCCGATCAAGGACGACGAGGCCGAGATCGAGGAGTGGGACCGCAACGTCACCATCTTCTCCGTTGACCTCGACGGCTTCAAGAAGGTCAATGACCTCGTCGGCCACAAGGGCGGCGACATCCTGTTGATCGAGGTTGCCAGACGCATCTGCGCGCTCGGCAATGCCGATTGCGTCTATCGCTTCGGCGGCGACGAATTCATCATCGTCGCCTTCGCCCTGACGGCGCAGCGCGAGGAGCGTTTTGCCAAGCTGCTGATCCAGGCCGTCACCCGGCCGATCCATATCGATGGCTTTGCCGTCGAAGTCGGCGCCAGCGTCGGCTATGACCGCTGGGCCGAGGGAGCCGAGCCGCTGGAAGATGCCGCCCACCGTGCCGACCTCGCCATGTACGAGGCGAAATCACGCGGACCCAACCACTATTTCGTCTTCGAACCTTCGATGCAGGACAAGGTAACGGAACGCGCCGCGCTGGAAACCAGGCTGCGCGCCGCGATCTCCAACAAGGCGATCAAGCCCTTCTATCAGCCGCTGATCGACCTCAAGACCGGCCAGCTCTGCGGCTTCGAGGCCTTAGCGCGCTGGATCGGCGACGACGGCGTCAACATCCCGCCGCCGGTCTTCATCGATATCGCCGAGGAAACCGGCATGATCACGGCATTATTCGAGGATCTCCTCACCCAGGCCTGCAGCGACGCACTCGCCTGGCCGGATCATGTGACGTTGTCCTTCAACGTCTCGCCGGTGCAGATGGAAGACAGATTGCTGACATCGCGTATTCTCAAGGTCCTTTCGGCAAGCCGGCTGCCGCCGCAGCGCCTGGAAGTGGAGATCACCGAAAACGCGCTGATCCAGGATCCCGCCATCGCCGCCCTCATTCTCGACGAGCTGCACGCCGCCGGCATCCAGATCGCACTCGACGATTTCGGCACGGGCTATTCGAGCCTCGCCCAGCTTTCCCGCTATCGTTTCGACAAGATCAAGATCGACAAAAGCTTCATCGCCACCTATCGCGACGACGAGCGGCAGGAAAAGATCGTCCGCGCCATGCTCGGCCTCGGCAGGAGCCTCAACATCAAGACGACGGCGGAAGGTATCGAGGAGCACGGCCAGCTCGCCTTCCTGCTGCAGCTTGGCTGCGACATCGGCCAGGGCTATCTTTTCGGCAAGGCGATGCCCGCCGCCGAGGCGGGCATCTTCATCAGCGATCGCAATACCAAATTGGCCTCGACGGGCTGACGGAACGCTCTACCTTTTGTTTTGACGCAATTCCCGGCAAAACCGCTTCGCGCTTTGCCGGGAATTTGCTTTAAAAAACCTGGCGCATGATCACGAACAGCACGAAGGCGATCGCGATCGAGGCCGGCAGCGTCAGCACCCAGGCCATCAGCATGTTACGCACGGTCGACCATTGCAGGCCGGAACCGTTGGCCGCCATAGTGCCGGCAACGCCTGATGACAGCACATGGGTGGTCGAGACCGGCAGGCCGAGATGGTCGGCCGAGGCGATAGTGACCATCGCCACGACTTCGGCTGCCGCGCCCTGACCATAGGTCAGATGCGTCTTGCCGATCTTTTCGCCGACGGTGACGACGATGCGCTTCCAGCCCACCATCGTACCGAGGCCGAGCGCGATCGCGACCGCCACTTTCACCCAGAGCGGGATGAACTTCGTCGCGTTGTCGACCGCCTTGTGGTAGCTCGTCACCGCGCTGAGGTCGCCGGCATCCATCGGCAGCAGCTTCTGCTTGTCGATCAACTTCAGCGCCTCGCCGATCAGATAGATGTCGTTGCGGACGTTGCCGACGAGATTGGTCGGCACCGCTTCGAGCGTCGGGAAGCCGGCGACTTCAGCACTTGTCTGGTGGATATATTGCTGCAGGGCCGGCGTCGTCGCATCCGTCCAGGTCTTGTTCTTGACGGCGTTGCCGACTTCGGCCTTGTAGTCCGCAACCGTAACGCCCGGCTTCACATATTTGCCGAGTGCGGTTTCCACATGGGCTGATGCTGACTTGTAGGCTTCGAGATAGTTGACATCCGGCGTGCGGTTCAGCGCGAAAGCCGTCGGCACCAGGCCGATCAGGATCAGCATGATGAGGCCCATGCCCTTCTGCCCGTCGTTGGAGCCGTGGGCGAAGCTGACGCCGGTGCAGGTGAAGATCAGGATCGCACGGATCCAGGGCGGCGGCGGCTGGTTGCCCTTCGGCTCTGCGTAGAGCGCCTTGTTGCGCACCAGAAGCTTCATGACCAGCAGGAGGACAGCGGAAAGACCGAAGCCGATGAGCGGCGAGATCAAAAGCGACAGGCCGATATTGGTCGCTTGCGACCAGTCGACACCGCTGGTCGCTGTGCCTGCCGGCGCCAGGAACTGGTTGGCAAGGCCGACGCCGATGATCGAGCCGACCAGCGTATGCGAACTCGACGACGGCAGGCCGAGATACCAGGTGCCGAGATTCCAGACGATCGCGGCAATCAGCAGCGCGAAGACCATGGCAAGGCCGGAGCCGGAACCGACCTGCAGGATCAATTCCACCGGCAGCAGCGCCAGAATACCAAAGGCGACGGCGCCGCTCGAGGTCAGCACGCCGAGGAAGTTGAAGAAGCCGGACCAGATAACGGCGAATTCCGCCGGCATGGAACGGGTGTAGATCACCGTGGCGACGGCATTGGCCGTATCATGGAAACCGTTGACGAACTCGAAGCCGAGCGCGATGAGCAGTGCAAGGCCTAGGAGAATCCAGGGAACGGCGACTGCGGTTGTCAGGTCGCGGCCGAGTGCATAAGCGACATATCCAAGGCCGCAGACCAGAACGAGCGCGAACAGCGGCAAGAACCACTTGTTGGCCGAATTCGAACTGTGGAGCGGGTGGGAAGCGTCGCTATGAACCTGGCTGGGGGCAATATCGGCCATGGCATAGTTCCTTATTCCGTTTTGCAAATTTGCCTTTTGTTAATAAATCCGCCGCGTGAAGCTCTCATGACGCCCCGACTGAACCGCCCGTAAGCCACTGATGCTGGGCGATATTGACGGTGATGCGCCTGGTACCGTCGCCTCCATAATAGATGCCGCGTTGCGATCCCAAGCGGCTGACGATGGTTGTCTACGCAATGACAAAAGCGCGCCCCGAGCGAATAAATCCTTCCCGCCTGGACATCCGACGCTAAGTTCGGTCATCTCACACCCGCGCGGAGTCTTGGAAGACATGTCATCGACCGACCTGCTGCTGACCTTCAACACCGGCTCCTCGACCGTTAAGATCGGCATCTTCGCGATAGACGGCCCCAAGGCGCGGCGCATCGGCAAGGGCGTGATCGATTTCCGCGCCGAACCGCTGTCGCTCGGCCTGACGAAAGCATCGCAGATAGTCGAGATGCCGTTGAAGGCCGCGGTGACCGAAGATCTGCACGGCGTCATCGATGAGACCTTCGCGCTTCTCGCCGATCATTTCGACATGACCGCCGCGCGCGCCGCCGGCCACCGCGTCGTCCATGGCGGCGACCGGTTTACCAAAGCGATCGCGCTCGACGCCGCCGCAATCGATGCCATCGATGCGCTGACCCCGCTTGCGCCCTTGCACCAGCCGCGGGCGCTGCGTTTCATCCGCGCCCTCAAGCATCTGAAACCGCATCTTGCCCATATCGCCTCCTTCGATACCGCCTTCCATGCCACGCAGGACGATCTCGTTCGCCGCTTCGCCATTCCCCGCGCGCTGCATGACGAGGGCATCAAGCGCTACGGCTTCCACGGCCTCTCCTACAAATTCATCGCCGGCGAGCTTCGCCGCAAGGCGCCGCACCCGGCAAAGGTGGTCGTCGCCCATCTCGGCAGCGGCGCCAGCCTCTGCGCATTGGATAACGGCGTCAGCCGCGATTGCAGCATGGGCTTTTCGACGCTGGATGGCATCCCGATGGCGACGCGTCCGGGCTGGCTCGATCCCGGCGTCATCCTGCATCTGGCCGGTCAGAGGAAGCAGTCCTTCGAGGAGATCGAAGACCTGCTCTATCATCGCAGCGGCCTGCTCGGCGTCTCCGGCATCACTGCCGATACGCGCGAGCTGTTGAAGGACAGCCGGCCGGAGGCGCGCCAGGCGATCGAGCTATTCACGCTGCGCATTGCCGGCGAAATCGGCCGCATGGCGGCAACGCTTGGTGGCCTTGACGCCATCGTCTTCACCGCCGGCATCGGCGAGCATCAACCGGAGATCCGCGCAGGTGTGACCAAGCGGCTGTCCTGGCTTGGCCTTGCAACCGACGAAAAGGCCAATGCTGCCAATGATTTCACCATCAGCACGCGGGAAAGCCGCATCGCCGCCCATGTCATCGCCACCGATGAGGAACAGACCATCGCCGAGGAGGCGCTGTCCGTTCTTCGCAGTGACTGATCCAGATCAACAGCATTCCGGCATCCGCCGGTAGAATTGACGTTGAAGACGTTCTCGAACGGGAGAAACCCATGGAAAAGCATGTCTCGACCGCTGCCCTTACCGATGCCGAACTCACCCTGATCGACCGCTATTGGCGCGCCGCCAATTATCTCTCCATCGGCCAAATCTATCTGCTGACCAATCCGCTGTTGCGCGAGCCGCTGAAACCAGAGCACATCAAGCCCCGCCTGCTCGGCCATTGGGGCACGACACCCGGCCTCAACTTTATCTATGCACATCTGAACCGTCTCATCCGCGCCCGCGATCTCGACATCATCTATATGTGCGGCCCCGGCCATGGCGGGCCGGGCATGGTCGCCAACACCTATCTCGAAGGCATCTACAGCGAGATCTATCCCGATATTTCCGAGGATGCAGAGGGCATGCGCAAGCTCTTCCGGCAATTCTCCTTCCCCGGCGGCATTCCGAGCCACGCGGCACCCGAGACACCGGGCTCGATCCACGAGGGCGGCGAACTCGGTTACGCCCTCGTCCATGCCTATGGCGCCGCCTTCGACAATCCCGATCTGATCGTTGCCTGCGTCATCGGCGACGGCGAAGCCGAAACCGGGCCACTGGCTGCGAGCTGGCATTCCAACAAGTTTCTGAACCCTGCCCGCGATGGCGCCGTGCTGCCGAT from Rhizobium leguminosarum bv. trifolii WSM1325 encodes:
- a CDS encoding conserved hypothetical protein (KEGG: ret:RHE_CH03438 hypothetical protein); the protein is MSDTTFAPVAVPAPIPVGEILPWAIFGGLLMLIVLYFVGTEEGAMALFNGMYVHEFVHDGRHLLGFPCH
- a CDS encoding Phosphoglycerate mutase (PFAM: Phosphoglycerate mutase~KEGG: rec:RHECIAT_CH0003675 putative phosphoglycerate mutase protein), translating into MNTRLTWICHGATAASRKALFPLDEPLEDKAVEEAGRMIPPPRADRIAMSPALRARQTAEALRLEARIDLALRDCDHGRWAGRSITTIGTEEPENLMGWMSDPEGAPHGGESLVDLRTRIAGWMDEQSSLGGHVIAVSHAAVIRAAIVHVLQAPLSSFWLSDVEPLSVIRMTSNGQRWSLRFQH
- a CDS encoding phosphate transporter (PFAM: phosphate transporter~KEGG: phosphate transporter; K03306 inorganic phosphate transporter, PiT family); this encodes MADIAPSQVHSDASHPLHSSNSANKWFLPLFALVLVCGLGYVAYALGRDLTTAVAVPWILLGLALLIALGFEFVNGFHDTANAVATVIYTRSMPAEFAVIWSGFFNFLGVLTSSGAVAFGILALLPVELILQVGSGSGLAMVFALLIAAIVWNLGTWYLGLPSSSSHTLVGSIIGVGLANQFLAPAGTATSGVDWSQATNIGLSLLISPLIGFGLSAVLLLVMKLLVRNKALYAEPKGNQPPPPWIRAILIFTCTGVSFAHGSNDGQKGMGLIMLILIGLVPTAFALNRTPDVNYLEAYKSASAHVETALGKYVKPGVTVADYKAEVGNAVKNKTWTDATTPALQQYIHQTSAEVAGFPTLEAVPTNLVGNVRNDIYLIGEALKLIDKQKLLPMDAGDLSAVTSYHKAVDNATKFIPLWVKVAVAIALGLGTMVGWKRIVVTVGEKIGKTHLTYGQGAAAEVVAMVTIASADHLGLPVSTTHVLSSGVAGTMAANGSGLQWSTVRNMLMAWVLTLPASIAIAFVLFVIMRQVF
- a CDS encoding diguanylate cyclase/phosphodiesterase (KEGG: rec:RHECIAT_CH0003677 putative sensory box/GGDEF family protein~TIGRFAM: diguanylate cyclase~PFAM: EAL domain protein; GGDEF domain containing protein~SMART: EAL domain protein; GGDEF domain containing protein), whose translation is MPVFFQSRAGRQCVSIVVSGVTLWLLGTLLQLDDSLVAFMTGFGEYGADKLVLALGIAGAMSFVYSVLRIADLRKEMELRAAAQAKADWTATHDHLTKLPNRYAFERKILSRPIKDDEAEIEEWDRNVTIFSVDLDGFKKVNDLVGHKGGDILLIEVARRICALGNADCVYRFGGDEFIIVAFALTAQREERFAKLLIQAVTRPIHIDGFAVEVGASVGYDRWAEGAEPLEDAAHRADLAMYEAKSRGPNHYFVFEPSMQDKVTERAALETRLRAAISNKAIKPFYQPLIDLKTGQLCGFEALARWIGDDGVNIPPPVFIDIAEETGMITALFEDLLTQACSDALAWPDHVTLSFNVSPVQMEDRLLTSRILKVLSASRLPPQRLEVEITENALIQDPAIAALILDELHAAGIQIALDDFGTGYSSLAQLSRYRFDKIKIDKSFIATYRDDERQEKIVRAMLGLGRSLNIKTTAEGIEEHGQLAFLLQLGCDIGQGYLFGKAMPAAEAGIFISDRNTKLASTG
- a CDS encoding acetate kinase (TIGRFAM: acetate kinase~PFAM: acetate and butyrate kinase~KEGG: ret:RHE_CH03441 acetate kinase); its protein translation is MSSTDLLLTFNTGSSTVKIGIFAIDGPKARRIGKGVIDFRAEPLSLGLTKASQIVEMPLKAAVTEDLHGVIDETFALLADHFDMTAARAAGHRVVHGGDRFTKAIALDAAAIDAIDALTPLAPLHQPRALRFIRALKHLKPHLAHIASFDTAFHATQDDLVRRFAIPRALHDEGIKRYGFHGLSYKFIAGELRRKAPHPAKVVVAHLGSGASLCALDNGVSRDCSMGFSTLDGIPMATRPGWLDPGVILHLAGQRKQSFEEIEDLLYHRSGLLGVSGITADTRELLKDSRPEARQAIELFTLRIAGEIGRMAATLGGLDAIVFTAGIGEHQPEIRAGVTKRLSWLGLATDEKANAANDFTISTRESRIAAHVIATDEEQTIAEEALSVLRSD